A region of the Geitlerinema sp. PCC 9228 genome:
AATGGATGGCGGCGGCGAGGTGGTCCGCTACGGGCAGGCAAGCCGTACCGTCGTTGCTGGTAAAATAAAAATAATTCTTGTGATATTGGACTGGTAACACGTTCATGGGGGGACTGCCAAGAAATTTCGCCACCATGCGATTGGCTGGTCGTTCGTAAACGCTTTGCGGCGTACCGATTTGCTGGATTTTCCCCTGGTCTAACACCACCATACGGTCGGCGAGGGTCATGGCTTCTATTTGATCGTGGGTTACGTAAATGGTAGTAATGCCTAAAGCGGCGTGGAGTTGTTTTAATTCTGCTCTGGTATCGTCTCGCAGTTGCGCGTCTAAATTCGATAGGGGTTCATCTAACAAGAATACACGAGGTTGGCGCGCGATCGCACGTCCCAAAGCCACCCGTTGTTGCTGACCCCCAGAAAGCTGCCGGGGTTTGCGGTCGAGGAGGTGTTGTATATTTAAAATTTGCGCCACTTCCTGAATGCGTTTGTCGATGGTTTCTTTGGCAACGCCACGCATCCGCAAACCAAACCCAATATTTTTGGCAACACTCATGTGGGGATATAGGGCATAATTTTGGAAAACCATAGCCACATCCCGCTGCCTGCCAGGAATGTCGTTCATGCACCGATTGTCGATATATATATTGCCAGAACTCGGCGCATCCAACCCAGCAATGGTTCGCAAAATGGTGGATTTGCCGCAGCCAGACGGACCCACCAACACCCACAACTCGCCTTGACCAACGGTAAAATTAATATGTTCGACAGCGGTATAGTCGCCAAATCGCCGGCTGATATTTTCCAAACGAACGCTAGACATTTTCGGTTTGCGCTACCAATTTTTGCAAGTCTACAACCGTACGCGCCAATTCTTCCACCAAAGGAGAATTGTCATGGCTGCGAAAAGCAGCTACTACGGATTGATAGTACCACAGGGTACCGTCGCGACCTCCTTTAAACCGCTGCCAAATGGCTTCCCCTAGCTGGCGGTAGTCAGCAACAATGGAACGCGCGTTGTGTATTTTATCCGCCAAACCAACCAAACGCCCAGACGAACTTAAATGGGGGATACTGTTAATATAAGCCTGTTTGCGATCGCGCCAAGGAGGTTTGGGGGTAACATCGCTTTCGGTACACTCGTCTACAATGGCGGCTACCTTATCGCCAAACCGCTGGCGAATACGATCTCGAATTGTAGCACCGCCGCAGTCTTCAATGGCATCGTGTAAAAGTGCGGCAATGGCTTCGTCTTCGTTGCCACCGGCATCCAAAACAATGCTGGTCACCCCCAGCAGGTGGCTAACGTAGGGAACTCCAGACCCCTTGCGTTTTTGGTTGGCGTGGAGTTCGCTGGCGTAGGTTAAAGCGTCGGTAAACCGTTGCGAAAGCATAAATTGGACAATTGACAGCAAAAATTATTGGTTTTCCTACCCAAAATCTACGATAAAGACGTAGGATGAGGGCAAGATTGCTATTATTGTCCAGTATATATTTTTTGGCTGCTACCGTGAGTAGAGACCTATTCGCCCAAATTGCCATTTCTCAAGTGCTAAAGATTTTAACCCTTTGCGATCGCAATCCCCACAGTCCCACCTACGGTTGCTTCGATCGCAACTTCTGGCACTATAAAATTATCGACTTTCCCAGCGGTATGTCCCAGGAATTTGTGCTGCCGTTGGCGCTAGCCTACCACACCGACCTCCCCGGCAACCCTTTTTACCAAGAAGAAGCCATTCGCAATTGGGTGGAAGCCGGCATTCTCTACGCTGCAGAAAGTTCCCACAAAGACGGTTCCTGCGACGATTATTTTCCCTTCGAACGCGCGGGTGGCGCAGCGGCATTTTCTTTGTTAGCCTGCGTAAAAAGCTACCAACTGTTGGGTCTGGATAACTACAACGCCCTGACCTTTTTTGAAAAACGTGCCGACTGGCTGGCAAACCACCACGAAAGCGGCCAGCTAACCAACCACCAGGCGTTGATTGTTTTGTGTTTGGAACTAACCTCCCAACTGCTCAAAACATCTAAGTGGGACCGCGCCAAAGCCTTGCGTTTGGAAAAAGTTTTGGACTGGCAACATGACGAAGGCTGGTTTGTAGAATACGAAGGGTTCGACCCCGGTTACCACACGCTGACGATTTCTTGTTTGGCGGAATACTACCAGCAAAAACCCGACGGTCGCCTGCGGGAGGCGTTGCGCAAAGCGGTGGAACTGGCAGCGCAGTTTGTTCATCCCGATGGGTCTTTTGGTGGGGAATACGGCAGCCGCAATACCTACAATTTCTTTCCCCACGGCTTTGAGTTGGTGGGTCAGTGGATGCCGGAAGCTTTGGCGATTAACGATGCTTTTTTGGAAGGGTTGGAAAAAGGGTTGGGTCCGGTGTATTCTGACGACCATATTGTGGGACATCACGCTTGGAATTATTTGCTGGCGTGGCAAGATTTTGTGACGGAAAATCGGCCGAATGCGTCGGTTCGCTCTCTGTTTGGCAACGAACGGGTTTGGCTGTCGGAAGCGCAAATTTTGGTCGATCGCCGTTCGTCGAATAAGCCTACTACACAAACTTCGGCAAGTGAGTCTTCTTCGGAAACGCCGGAAGATAGC
Encoded here:
- a CDS encoding HD domain-containing protein; the encoded protein is MLSQRFTDALTYASELHANQKRKGSGVPYVSHLLGVTSIVLDAGGNEDEAIAALLHDAIEDCGGATIRDRIRQRFGDKVAAIVDECTESDVTPKPPWRDRKQAYINSIPHLSSSGRLVGLADKIHNARSIVADYRQLGEAIWQRFKGGRDGTLWYYQSVVAAFRSHDNSPLVEELARTVVDLQKLVAQTENV
- a CDS encoding ABC transporter ATP-binding protein; its protein translation is MSSVRLENISRRFGDYTAVEHINFTVGQGELWVLVGPSGCGKSTILRTIAGLDAPSSGNIYIDNRCMNDIPGRQRDVAMVFQNYALYPHMSVAKNIGFGLRMRGVAKETIDKRIQEVAQILNIQHLLDRKPRQLSGGQQQRVALGRAIARQPRVFLLDEPLSNLDAQLRDDTRAELKQLHAALGITTIYVTHDQIEAMTLADRMVVLDQGKIQQIGTPQSVYERPANRMVAKFLGSPPMNVLPVQYHKNYFYFTSNDGTACLPVADHLAAAIHSHPQKTLEVGIRPEHVQICDTPGENVLSLSVQVVEPLGRETLIRAGIPGNPQSLNVQVDAAYFPQPGDRLLVSFPSEKLFLFDPDTGKTIYPSLNS